In the genome of Epinephelus lanceolatus isolate andai-2023 chromosome 18, ASM4190304v1, whole genome shotgun sequence, one region contains:
- the tob1a gene encoding protein Tob1a, protein MQLEIQVALNFIISYLYNKLPRRRVNIFGEELERQLKQKYEGHWYPDKPYKGSGFRCIHVGEKVDPVVEKAAKESGLDIDDVRNNLPQDLSVWIDPFEVSYQIGEKGPVKVLYVDDSNESGANSGGLDLDKEIKNSFNPDAQVFMPINEPVNGASPGSTSPSPPFGHSAAVSPTFMPRSTQPLTFTTATFAATKFGSTKMKSSGRNNNSSSSAGNKVARTSPTNLGLNVNSLLKQKAISTSMHSLYGLGLGVQQQQHQKPSALSPNAKEFVFPSLQGQGSQSALFPGDSSLSLSPLQYSNAFDMFAAYGGLNDKSLMDGLNFSLNNMQYSNQQFQPVMAN, encoded by the coding sequence ATGCAGCTTGAAATCCAAGTAGCTCTCAACTTCATCATCTCGTACCTGTATAACAAGCTGCCGAGGCGGCGGGTTAACATTTTCGGAGAGGAGCTGGAGAGGCAGCTGAAGCAGAAATATGAGGGACACTGGTACCCAGACAAGCCATACAAGGGCTCAGGATTCAGATGTATCCACGTGGGGGAGAAGGTGGACCCTGTGGTGGAGAAGGCAGCCAAAGAGAGCGGGCTGGACATTGACGATGTCCGCAACAACCTGCCCCAGGACCTCAGCGTGTGGATTGACCCCTTCGAGGTGTCCTATCAGATCGGGGAGAAGGGGCCCGTCAAAGTATTGTACGTCGACGACAGCAATGAAAGCGGAGCTAACAGTGGGGGGCTCGATCTGGACAAGGAGATCAAGAACAGTTTCAACCCAGACGCACAGGTCTTCATGCCCATCAATGAGCCTGTGAACGGAGCCTCACCGGGCTCCACCTCGCCGTCTCCTCCTTTCGGCCACTCGGCAGCTGTCAGCCCCACCTTTATGCCCCGCTCCACGCAGCCTTTAACCTTCACGACAGCCACCTTTGCCGCCACCAAGTTTGGCTCCACTAAGATGAAGAGCAGCGGgcgcaacaacaacagcagcagcagcgctggGAACAAGGTGGCACGTACCTCTCCCACCAACCTGGGCCTGAATGTGAACAGTCTCCTGAAACAGAAAGCCATCTCCACCTCCATGCACTCTCTGTACGGGTTGGGCCTCggggtgcagcagcagcagcaccagaagccctcagccCTGTCCCCCAATGCCAAGGAGTTTGTGTTCCCCAGCCTTCAGGGCCAGGGCAGTCAGAGTGCTCTCTTCCCTGGGGACAGCTCGCTCAGCCTCAGCCCACTGCAGTACAGCAATGCCTTCGACATGTTTGCGGCCTACGGTGGCCTTAACGACAAGTCCCTTATGGATGGCTTGAATTTCAGCTTGAACAACATGCAGTATTCTAACCAGCAATTCCAGCCAGTTATGGCCAACTAG